The genomic region CTTCCGGAGTGTCGGTGAAATATTGGACGTAGCCGACCAGCCCCTGGGCGAGCAATATCACGAAGAGCTCACCGGCCCGGCGCCTGGGCCCGGCAGGTGCGTCCACGGCCTTCAGTACGAACCAGAGCGCGATCGCGAGTGCCACCACGACCCAGGCCAGGTCGGCGTGGACCTGGGTGATCAGCTTCCAGTCGAGCGGAATGCGGTGCACGTCGCTGGAGTCGCCGGCGTGACGCCCGGACCCGGTGACGACCGTGCCGACCGCGATCAGCAAACCGGCGGCGACCACCAGGATCCAGGTGAGCTGCGAGACTGCTCGGCCCACCAATGGCTTGGGTGCGCCATCACCTTCGCCCAACCGGTTCCACATCAGCATCGCGAGCGTGAGCAGCGCGGTCGAGAGCAGGAAGTGCGCCGCGACGGTGTATGGATTGAGGCCCACCAGGACGACGATCCCGCCAAGCACCGCGTTGCCCATGACCACCCAGAACTGCGCCCAGCCGAGCTGGGTGAGGCTACGTCGCAGAGGGTCGGCCGAACGTACGGCGATGATCGCCCAGCCGACCGCCGCGCACAGCACGTAGGTCAGCATCCGGTTGCCGAACTCGATGACGCCGTGCAGGCCCATTTCGCTGGTCGTCGTCAGGCTGTCGTCGGTGCACTTGGGCCAGGTGGGGCAGCCGAGGCCGGAGCCTGTCAGCCGTACGGCTCCGCCGGTCACGACGATGAGT from Streptomyces sp. QL37 harbors:
- a CDS encoding COX15/CtaA family protein; this encodes MPTPRENMHKPPLTIVRVPKLTRAEVAQAARNPLQYIAERWTPTPETVRRAVMSSVVMAVLIVVTGGAVRLTGSGLGCPTWPKCTDDSLTTTSEMGLHGVIEFGNRMLTYVLCAAVGWAIIAVRSADPLRRSLTQLGWAQFWVVMGNAVLGGIVVLVGLNPYTVAAHFLLSTALLTLAMLMWNRLGEGDGAPKPLVGRAVSQLTWILVVAAGLLIAVGTVVTGSGRHAGDSSDVHRIPLDWKLITQVHADLAWVVVALAIALWFVLKAVDAPAGPRRRAGELFVILLAQGLVGYVQYFTDTPEVLVGVHMLGSCLVWIAVLRVLLAQRERPVPSTPASAPDSETLSLA